Part of the Spiribacter salinus M19-40 genome, CGTAGCTGCAGGCGCGCTCGTCGGTTCATGGATTCGAGTAAATCGCGGTTCTGCGCCTCGAGGGCAACGTCGACCCGGGTCCGCAGCAGATTGGCCGCACGGCTGACACGGCTCGAAACCCGCTCCAGGCGCTCGCCCATGTGGACGCAGGTATCCAGCGCTGGCGCCAGTCGTCGCTCCATGAACTCATCCAGCGTGCTCACGCCCTCGATACGCTGCTCACGTAAGGCATTGAGCCGGCGCCGCACGAGCGTGCCATAGGCTGCCGTGGCGCTGAAACGAAAGTTGGTGCGCGCCATCAGGCGCTCGACCTGTGCCGAGAGTTCCGACAATGCGGTGAGCAAGTCACGTTCATCGGCCAGATCCGAAACGGTGGCCAATCGGTCCATGAGTGTCCCGAGTCGGTTCTCCATCTCGGTGATATCAGGCGCTAGCTCGCGGGCCAGGGGAAAGCCCAGTAGCGCCATGAACCGATACGTCTCCAGCTCCAGTAACCGCTGGACCAGACGCCCGGCCTGCGCAGGGCTCAAGCTTTCGTCGATGACCAGAAACCGGAGGTAACCCTCACGATCGGCCAGAAAATCCGTCCAGACGCTTGCTGCGCCGCCTGAGCAGTAGCTGCCCGCCAGGCTGTCGGGCTGTAGATAACGGCCAAGCGAGTCGGTATTGGCATCGAGTGTTCCGTTGTTGAGCAGGCTAAGATGCATGGCCGCGAGGAGCTCGCCCGGCAGGCGCTCCAGCCAGCGCTTCGGCAGGCAGTGAATAGCTGGATTGTTAAATGGCGCATCCTCATCGCCATTCGCAAACACCGTGTAAGTGGAGAACTCGGTGTGCCGCTCCCAGCGGACCCGGCAGTGAGCGGTCTCGATAATAAAATGGCTGGCGTCTTCCGCGGGTGGCTCCATACCCATCTCGCGGCAGAGTTCGCTAACGTGCGCCACCTCCTGTGAGCGACCGCTGGTCCCGGTTTGCATCACCAGGTGGGAGACCCGCAGCGGGATGGCTAGGCTCTCGAAGGGCCGCGCATGTGCCTCGCGCAGTAGGGCGCCCCGCAGTGGGTGAGCGGTAATTCCGGTCTGATCAGGCATGAGCAGCGCTATCCTTCGAAAAACATGAGGCAAGCTAACGCCCGAGTGGGGCGACGGCAAGTGGCGTTCGCGAGCCTGACACCCGTATCATGCCAGCAATGGGACCCACTAATCTGAACGATACCCCGGTTGTCATGACCCTGCTGATCGCTAATGCGATCGGATTCCTCGCCTACATGCTGCTCGGCCCAGCTATGATCATCCACTTCGGGCTTTGGCCACTGGGGGCCGAGGGCATGCGCCCAGGGCTCTCCGGCGGGATTCCCGGCTTCGAGTTCTGGCAGCTGGTGAGCTATGGCTTCCTCCACGGCGGCTTGTTGCACTTGTTCGTGAACATGTTCGCGCTGTGGATGTTTGGCACAGCACTCGAGAGCTTCTGGGGTTCACGCCCATTTCTGACCTTCTACCTGGTCTGCCTGGTGGGAGCGGGGGTTATCCAGCTCGTGGTCGCCACCATGGCCGTCGACTCGGGCAGCGTGTACCCCACCGTGGGCGCATCAGGGGCTGTGTTTGGCATTCTGCTGGGATTCGCGATGATGTTCCCAAATCAGCAACTGATGCTGCTTTTTCCGCCGATTCCGCTGAAGGCCAAATACTTTGTCGTCTTGTACGGTGCGTTCGAGTTATACGCCGGCGTGACGGGCTCTATGTCCGGTGTGGCCCACTTCGCTCACCTCGGTGGCATGGCCTTTGGTCTGCTTATGATTATGTATTGGCGAGGAAATCTGCCCATCAAACCGGAGCGCCGACTCATGCGCTAAGTTTGTCCACAGAACCTGTGGATAAGACTGTGGATGAAAAAGTTCCCAGCGGATATAAGCCTTGGATACCGGGCATTTGCGTTAAATTGGCGGAATATTAACCAATATATTTTATTTTATTTTTATCAAGAATTTACCGTACTTTTGTAAGACTTCTGATTGTTAAAATCACGCAAGCCGTGATTACACGGCCAGGGATCTACCCGATTATCACGACGCACAATTTCTGTGCATAAACCTGGAAGGAAAGGCCATGTCAGGCGCTGTTTTACTGGATCGCGAGACACTTGACCTCGGTGACCTCGACCTATCAGCGCTGGAAAGCGCGACGGGTGGGCTGACGAGCTACGAGCGCACTGAGCCTTCGCAGGTCGCTGACCGGATACACGACGCATCCATCGTGATCGTGAACAAAGTCGTGCTGGATGCAGCAATCCTCGCCCGATGCCCGTCGCTGCGCCTGATTTGTGTCATCGCCACGGGCGTCAATAATATCGATACAGCCGCGGCGCGCGCGCAGGGCATCACGGTGGTCAACTGTCAGGCCTATGGCACCGACTCGGTGGCCCAGCATACCTTAACGCTGATGCTTGCCCTGGCGACCCAATTGGTTCCCTATCGCGATGCCGTTAGGGCAGGGCGATGGGAGCAGGCACCGAATTTCTGTTTTCTGGATTATCCGATCATCGAATTGGCGGGACGGCGGCTGCTCGTAGTTGGTCATGGGGAGCTCGGCTCAGCCGTGGCCCGCCTGGCCGAAGCCTTCGGGATGGAGGTGCTGATTGCCGAGCGGCCCGGCAGCACTGAGGCTCGCCCAGGCCGAGTCCTTTTTGAAGAGGCGCTGCCAACCGCAGATTTCGTTACGCTGCATTGCCCATTG contains:
- a CDS encoding DUF3422 family protein, with amino-acid sequence MPDQTGITAHPLRGALLREAHARPFESLAIPLRVSHLVMQTGTSGRSQEVAHVSELCREMGMEPPAEDASHFIIETAHCRVRWERHTEFSTYTVFANGDEDAPFNNPAIHCLPKRWLERLPGELLAAMHLSLLNNGTLDANTDSLGRYLQPDSLAGSYCSGGAASVWTDFLADREGYLRFLVIDESLSPAQAGRLVQRLLELETYRFMALLGFPLARELAPDITEMENRLGTLMDRLATVSDLADERDLLTALSELSAQVERLMARTNFRFSATAAYGTLVRRRLNALREQRIEGVSTLDEFMERRLAPALDTCVHMGERLERVSSRVSRAANLLRTRVDVALEAQNRDLLESMNRRARLQLRLQETVEGLSTVILSYYAVSLAGYAFRGLHSIGLMPNPELATAITIPVIAITVAIGIRQVRKRVTRADANAD
- a CDS encoding rhomboid family intramembrane serine protease, encoding MGPTNLNDTPVVMTLLIANAIGFLAYMLLGPAMIIHFGLWPLGAEGMRPGLSGGIPGFEFWQLVSYGFLHGGLLHLFVNMFALWMFGTALESFWGSRPFLTFYLVCLVGAGVIQLVVATMAVDSGSVYPTVGASGAVFGILLGFAMMFPNQQLMLLFPPIPLKAKYFVVLYGAFELYAGVTGSMSGVAHFAHLGGMAFGLLMIMYWRGNLPIKPERRLMR
- a CDS encoding 2-hydroxyacid dehydrogenase, with amino-acid sequence MSGAVLLDRETLDLGDLDLSALESATGGLTSYERTEPSQVADRIHDASIVIVNKVVLDAAILARCPSLRLICVIATGVNNIDTAAARAQGITVVNCQAYGTDSVAQHTLTLMLALATQLVPYRDAVRAGRWEQAPNFCFLDYPIIELAGRRLLVVGHGELGSAVARLAEAFGMEVLIAERPGSTEARPGRVLFEEALPTADFVTLHCPLTDQTRNLINAETLRAMKTTAFVINTARGGIVNEADLAEVLRLGEIAGAGMDVLTQEPPRDGNPLLAADIPNLIVTPHSAWGSRTARQRIVEQTVENIAAWQAGEPIRVVTA